The Pongo abelii isolate AG06213 chromosome 20, NHGRI_mPonAbe1-v2.0_pri, whole genome shotgun sequence genome window below encodes:
- the TNFAIP8L1 gene encoding tumor necrosis factor alpha-induced protein 8-like protein 1 yields MDTFSTKSLALQAQKKLLSKMASKAVVAVLVDDTSSEVLDELYRATREFTRSRKEAQKMLKNLVKVALKLGLLLRGDQLGGEELALLRRFRHRARCLAMTAVSFHQVDFTFDRRVLAAGLLECRDLLHQAVGPHLTAKSHGRINHVFGHLADCDFLAALYGPAEPYRSHLRRICEGLGRMLDEGSL; encoded by the coding sequence ATGGACACCTTCAGCACCAAGAGCCTGGCTCTGCAGGCGCAGAAGAAGCTCCTGAGTAAGATGGCGTCCAAGGCAGTGGTGGCCGTGCTGGTGGATGACACCAGCAGCGAGGTGCTGGACGAGCTGTACCGCGCCACCAGGGAGTTCACGCGCAGCCGCAAGGAGGCCCAGAAGATGCTCAAGAACCTGGTCAAGGTGGCCCTGAAGCTGGGACTGCTGCTGCGTGGGGACCAGCTGGGCGGTGAGGAGCTGGCGCTGCTGCGGCGCTTCCGCCACCGGGCGCGCTGCCTGGCCATGACGGCCGTCAGCTTCCACCAGGTGGACTTCACCTTCGACCGGCGCGTGCTGGCCGCCGGGCTGCTCGAGTGCCGCGACCTGCTGCACCAGGCCGTGGGCCCCCACCTGACCGCCAAGTCCCACGGCCGCATCAACCACGTGTTCGGCCACCTAGCCGACTGCGACTTCCTGGCTGCGCTCTACGGCCCCGCCGAGCCCTACCGCTCCCACCTGCGCAGGATCTGCGAGGGCCTGGGCCGGATGCTGGACGAGGGCAGCCTCTGA
- the MYDGF gene encoding myeloid-derived growth factor, whose protein sequence is MAAPSGGWNGVGASLWAALLLGAVALRPAEAVSEPTTVAFDVRPGGVVHSFSHNVGPGDKYTCMFTYASQGGTNEQWQMSLGTSEDHQHFTCTIWRPQGKSYLYFTQFKAEVQGAEIEYAMAYSKAAFERESDVPLKTEEFEVTKTAVAHRPGAFKAELSKLVIVAKASRTEL, encoded by the exons ATGGCGGCGCCCAGCGGAGGGTGGAACGGCGTCGGCGCGAGCTTGTGGGCCGCGTTGCTCCTAGGGGCCGTGGCGCTGAGGCCGGCGGAGGCGGTGTCCGAGCCCACGACGGTGGCGTTTGACGTGCGGCCCGGCGGCGTCGTGCACTCCTTCTCCCATAACGTGGGCCCGGGG gacaaatatacatgtatgttCACTTACGCCTCTCAAGGAGGGACCAATGAG CAATGGCAGATGAGTCTGGGGACCAGCGAAGACCACCAGCACTTCACCTGCACCATCTGGAG GCCCCAGGGGAAGTCCTATCTGTACTTCACACAGTTCAAGGCGGAGGTACAGGGCGCTGAGATCGAGTACGCCATGGCCTAC TCTAAAGCCGCATTTGAAAGGGAAAGTGATGTCCCCCTGAAAACTGAGGAATTTGAAGTGACCAAAACAGCAG TGGCTCACAGGCCCGGGGCATTCAAGGCCGAGCTGTCCAAGCTGGTGATTGTGGCCAAGGCATCGCGTACTGAGCTGTGA